Proteins encoded in a region of the Sebastes fasciatus isolate fSebFas1 chromosome 9, fSebFas1.pri, whole genome shotgun sequence genome:
- the LOC141773578 gene encoding CMRF-35-like molecule 4, whose protein sequence is MIPRQRMRFIDSRLGVAGSAGIHSLSFNEVSVKAGDSISIPCLYASKYMNHVKYFCKGYHWSSCSYIVKTNQQNSGKFSISDDKKQRIFTVTIKDLTVEDTDDYWCAVKIDGGSDVGEKFHLSVTRDTPGLYVDHQEITGFKGGNITINCHYRNSGEIAWCRPDVFCVTTSSGSIDGTRVTISRSVPNVFTVTMSGLMTESSGWYWCVKGSLHMPVHVTVTEQPATSKYYK, encoded by the exons ATGATCCCACGCCAGCGCATGCGCTTTATAGACTCGCGTCTGGGCGTGGCCGGCAGTGCCG GAATTCACAGCCTATCATTCAATGAAGTGTCAGTGAAGGCTGGAGATTCAATCTCCATCCCATGTCTCTATGCCTCAAAGTACATGAACCATGTGAAATACTTCTGTAAAGGATATCATTGGTCCTCCTGCTCTTATATAgttaaaacaaaccaacaaaattCAGGAAAGTTTTCAATCTCTGATGACAAAAAGCAAAGAATCTTCACTGTGACTATAAAAGATCTGACGGTTGAGGACACTGATGATTACTGGTGTGCTGTGAAGATTGATGGAGGGTCAGATGTCGGAGAGAAGTTTCACCTGTCAGTCACCAGAG ATACGCCCGGTCTCTATGTGGATCATCAGGAGATTACAGGATTTAAAGGAGGTAATATAACCATCAATTGTCACTATCGTAACTCTGGAGAAATTGCGTGGTGCAGGCCGGACGTCTTCTGTGTGACGACGTCGTCTGGATCAATAGATGGAACAAGAGTGACCATCAGTAGGAGTGTCCCCAATGTTTTCACTGTGACTATGAGTGGACTGATGACAGAGAGCAGCGGCTGGTATTGGTGTGTTAAAGGAAGCTTACATATGCCAGTACATGTAACTGTTACTGAGCAACCTGCCACTAGTAAGTACTATAAGTAA
- the LOC141773884 gene encoding uncharacterized protein LOC141773884 — MTVHLSFLLIITGLTGIHSTTVNEVSVKAGDSISIPCLYDSQYMNHVKYLCKGYYRKFCSYAVKTNQQNSQKFSVSDDKSQRIFTVTIKDLTDEDTDYWCAVKIDVLLDVGEYFHLSVTRDTPSLYVDHHEITGFKGGNITINCHYLNSGEIAWCRLGSSCVTTSSGSIDGTRVTISMSVPNVFTVTMSGLRTESSGWYWCVKGDLQMPVHVTVIEQPATTTLTATSHLTILSSTPEPVSVTTTFTDKRSTTVQGEQHSPSVPVDLMHFIIPLSLLIFVVMVTLCIWFVFKRYKRTKAESSASTTTQEEVTYSTVKKKRRTSGPAEEEVTYSNVTYMRKTSVKRSEAKSDVDVMYSSVVTVEQQSVQRVEAKDEDVTYSRLAQHQQNL, encoded by the exons ATGACTGTTCATCTCAGCTTTCTTCTCATCATCACTGGACTCACAG GAATTCACAGCACAACAGTCAATGAAGTGTCAGTGAAGGCTGGAGATTCAATCTCCATCCCATGTCTCTATGACTCACAGTACATGAACCATGTAAAATACTTGTGTAAAGGATATTACAGGAAGTTCTGCTCTtatgcagttaaaacaaaccaacaaaattCACAAAAGTTTTCAGTCTCTGATGACAAAAGCCAAAGAATCTTCACTGTGACTATAAAAGATCTGACAGATGAGGACACTGATTACTGGTGTGCTGTGAAGATTGATGTATTGCTAGATGTCGGAGAGTATTTTCACCTGTCAGTCACCAGAG ATACGCCCAGTCTCTATGTGGATCATCATGAGATTACAGGATTTAAAGGAGGTAATATAACCATCAATTGTCACTATCTTAACTCTGGAGAAATTGCGTGgtgcaggctgggcagctccTGTGTGACGACGTCGTCTGGATCAATAGATGGAACAAGAGTGACCATCAGTATGAGTGTCCCCAATGTTTTCACTGTGACTATGAGtggactgaggacagagagcagCGGCTGGTATTGGTGCGTTAAAGGAGACTTACAGATGCCAGTACATGTAACTGTTATTGAGCAACCTGCCACTA CCACTCTTACAGCAACAAGCCATTTAACCATCTTATCATCAACTCCTGAGCCTGTGAGTGTCACCACTACTTTTACAGACAAACGATCTACCACAGTTCAGGGTGAACAGCACAG CCCCAGTGTTCCAGTGGACCTGATGCACTTCATCATCCCTTTGAGTTTGCTGATCTTTGTTGTAATGGTGACATTGTGCAtctggtttgtgttcaaaagatACA AGCGGACCAAAGCAGAATCATCTGCCTCAACAACG ACTCAAGAGGAAGTAACATACAGTACTGttaagaaaaagagaagaactTCAGGCCCG GCTGAAGAGGAAGTAACATACAGCAATGTTACTTACATGAGAAAAACTTCAGTTAAG AGGTCAGAAGCTAAGAGTGATGTGGACGTGATGTACAGCTCTGTGGTTACTGTCGAACAGCAATCTGTGCAAAGG GTTGAAGCAAAAGATGAGGATGTAACATATAGCAGGTTGGCCCAGCACCAGCAGAACCTGTAA